The Triticum aestivum cultivar Chinese Spring chromosome 5A, IWGSC CS RefSeq v2.1, whole genome shotgun sequence genomic sequence TCAAGCTTTCCAACATCCATTAGAAGAGATGAGTCATCAAAGCCGCTGCTGGACACAGCCATCAACTGTGCATACCGATTGGCGCTTTCAGGTACAAGGAAATTTATCCATGAGTTGCCTTCACACATACTCATGAACTGCTCCGATATCTGTAACATCGTTTGTAATACTTGGTCCATGCTCATAGGGTCTTTTAGTTGCTTCCTGCACATTTTTTCCATGGTAGTATCAGTACGGGAAACACACATGTTATAAAGTATGATGTAATTTAAGCTAAATGAGAAAGTATACACTTGGCAAAACATAACTGCTATAATAAAATAATTTCATCATGTAAAGGTGCAACAATAATCTAAAGGATCCCTACTCTAAATGATAAAATAAGTATTCTCTTGATGAATCAGAACTCTGCCATAAAGGGATTTTTTCTTGTAAAAGTGCGACAATAATTTCCCTAGGGCCCTTTAAATTTTATTTGTCTCTGCTCATTGGATGCTGAACATGCTGTTGAATATGATAATTTACTGACATGTTGGTGACAGAATAATCATGCGGATAGGGGAAGAAATATTTACTCTTTCAAGATTTCTGTTGCAGCATGTTGCATTTGCCTGATCAATGCAGTGATACCATATGTTGCAAGGTAGTCAGCAGTTCCAAGAAAGTCCTTATGTCCATTCCCGCTAAAAGTATCAGATTCCGCCTACACAGAAGCGGGATATTTCAAAGTCAGGTAGCAGAGCATGGTCTCAAGGGAAGTCACAATTGTTTGTAGCATAATTCAATTATACAAGTGTCGCATGATAAATGATCAATACGAGAGAAAAAACAAAGAAAGCAGCGATAACTTAATGTATGTAGGGGAATCACTCACGAATAGAAGGGAGCGAAAATTACCTGCAATTGAGCACCATCTGTACCACGAGCAAAGTCCAAGTAGAGATGTCTGCCTAATATGGTGACCTGGACTCTAACATATAAGCTCAGCAATGTCATGGCCCACATTGAAGACACTGTCCTTGTGAAACCTAGGGGGTAGAGAAGAAGTAACAACAGTTAAATGACATGGACCAGCCTAATGTTTTGACATCACAGATGAGATGGAGAAGAAGAAAATAAACAGGCCATGAATGAGGATGAGATAAACCACAGAATCATCATACTCAGAATTTTGATCTTCTCCCAGGTCTCGTACTTGTCCTCTGGCGTCAGCTCTCCCTTCCCTTGCAGCAGCCTCTCGGTCAGGTGTGAAATATCCAGTTCCTCCATTACCCGCGAACGTAGGTAGTGCATAGCAAACGGCAGTGTGGTTGTATCCGAGATCCTCTGCACCTTCTGAAAATGGGCTTCCAACCTAACAGAGAGTAGCACAGAACGGTCATGAAGGAGTCTATGATACTACTACATGAATTTCAACATCTCACTAAATATGCAGCGCATCACGGAACTACTAGCCCATATAACCACGAAGACATAATAAACTCAATGGGCCAATTGTAGTTTGCTAGCGCTAACACGATATTGCCATAAGCAGTACATCGCAGGAAACCTATGAATCAATACATACATGCACATGAAACCTATGAATCAATTGTTGTTTGCCACCACTAAGACGGCATGGCTGCTGCTGTGGTCGCCAATTTAGAACATAGCCAGATACACACGTAAGCAAGAAAATGCAAGACAGAAAACAAATCTGGTGGTGGTTTGGGTTTGTGGGCTCACTGATTCTTGATGATCTCGTCGGCGGCGCGCTCCTCCTCGGCGCGCTGCTCGACCCGGACGAGCTGCTTCTGGTGCGCGTCGTAGAAGCGGTAGGCCGCGTAGCCGGCGCCGGCGACGCCCAGCGAGAGGAGCATCTTCCACCGGTGCCGCGCCCAGAAGGCCTTCCCGGGGGCGGAGCCTAGCTGGAACATGGCGGCCAGGGCGGGGCGGGGACGGGAGGTGGGAGGCGACGcgggcgaaaccctagccgctTGCCGCGCGGGagggacggcggcgctcgggttcGCGGTCAGGCGGGCACGCGTTGGGGGTGGCAGGCGGGCTggggcgagcgaggaggagggcggcgacggctgcggggaagaggaagaggagttcggGCGGCCGGGCGGCGGGTGGGAGGAGATCCGCGCGTGGTGGCGGAGACGGGGGTCCGACTCCGATCGGTGACGTCACCGGTGGG encodes the following:
- the LOC123101981 gene encoding peroxisome biogenesis protein 3-2 translates to MFQLGSAPGKAFWARHRWKMLLSLGVAGAGYAAYRFYDAHQKQLVRVEQRAEEERAADEIIKNQLEAHFQKVQRISDTTTLPFAMHYLRSRVMEELDISHLTERLLQGKGELTPEDKYETWEKIKILSFTRTVSSMWAMTLLSLYVRVQVTILGRHLYLDFARGTDGAQLQAESDTFSGNGHKDFLGTADYLATYGITALIRQMQHAATEILKEKQLKDPMSMDQVLQTMLQISEQFMSMCEGNSWINFLVPESANRYAQLMAVSSSGFDDSSLLMDVGKLDQLMTETRIVLASDDFRNIMDMSLRKVADLVIEDLRAQVGAALPPSGLPLAKLLARVAQLSSMLLEEPSKNKHIQTIRSMPEVGLFYTFLYANMPPQT